A part of Gammaproteobacteria bacterium genomic DNA contains:
- a CDS encoding 1-acyl-sn-glycerol-3-phosphate acyltransferase, protein MSYQVKMPAKTGYSTFNLFIRSFLFSIYSLTSIFLYSFVCLLSMPAPVRVRCLLLRWWLQAYLWMLKKVCLIDHVVEGQENIFSDRTGIIMSKHQSTWETFFLPILFNEPAIILKRELLWVPFFGWGLAASDPIAIDRRNKATAMNQIIAEGKIRLAQGRWILVFPEGTRVPYGEVGHYRLGGARLAVATSHPILPVAHNAGRFWPRRQFIKTPGTVRIVVGPPIETKGRTPEEVLAETKAWIETTVRRIDGFVDESPGH, encoded by the coding sequence ATGTCATATCAAGTAAAAATGCCAGCTAAAACAGGCTATTCTACCTTTAATCTTTTCATTCGTTCGTTCCTTTTTTCAATTTATTCATTGACTAGCATTTTTTTATATAGTTTTGTCTGCCTCCTTTCGATGCCAGCACCTGTGCGGGTGCGTTGTTTATTGCTCAGGTGGTGGCTACAAGCGTATCTCTGGATGCTCAAAAAAGTATGTTTAATCGACCATGTCGTTGAAGGTCAAGAAAATATTTTTTCGGATCGGACAGGCATCATCATGAGTAAACACCAATCCACTTGGGAGACTTTCTTTCTACCGATTCTTTTTAATGAACCGGCCATTATCTTAAAACGTGAACTCCTATGGGTTCCCTTTTTTGGGTGGGGACTCGCGGCCTCTGATCCCATTGCAATTGATCGCCGCAATAAAGCGACAGCAATGAATCAGATTATTGCCGAAGGGAAAATCCGATTAGCCCAGGGTCGATGGATTTTAGTGTTTCCAGAAGGCACCCGCGTTCCTTATGGCGAAGTAGGACATTATCGTTTGGGCGGTGCACGTCTTGCCGTGGCTACGTCACATCCTATTCTTCCCGTTGCGCATAATGCTGGGCGTTTCTGGCCGCGTCGCCAATTTATTAAAACACCGGGGACGGTGCGCATTGTAGTGGGTCCGCCTATCGAAACCAAAGGACGAACTCCCGAAGAAGTTTTAGCTGAGACTAAAGCCTGGATTGAAACGACTGTGCGACGAATTGATGGCTTCGTCGATGAATCCCCCGGTCATTAA
- a CDS encoding DUF3298 domain-containing protein → MVVRIFILLMALASPASYALDANNASKEGPKTYHLYDDVYLVSAIKFFYDKKQIVIKAVYPQLQSEFNHQTLDHFNEAIKQLVEEGKIYFKNKVDNTYALPRKHNKNNLYIDYASSMVANNKAHLLSIRLSFQGHIAGRGRPYHYHRVLNYDLDNDVVLNLADLFNPQAEYLDVFSQYTATKLMQRLNNYAMVRTGTQPSEKNFMNWNIKPDGIMFTFEDDQVAPNVYGAQMVVVPFSILRDMISPDSAIGSCAQGKNKKRCLRKQLMTGGFIDEAINSSHSRFNPGFSLS, encoded by the coding sequence ATGGTCGTAAGAATTTTTATCTTGCTTATGGCGTTGGCATCCCCAGCTTCTTATGCACTTGATGCTAATAATGCCAGTAAAGAAGGTCCCAAAACTTATCACCTTTATGATGATGTTTATTTAGTTTCAGCCATTAAATTTTTTTATGATAAAAAACAAATTGTAATTAAAGCTGTTTACCCCCAGTTGCAAAGTGAATTCAATCATCAAACGCTGGATCATTTTAACGAGGCAATAAAACAGCTTGTGGAAGAAGGTAAAATTTATTTTAAAAATAAAGTAGATAATACCTATGCACTTCCGCGCAAACATAATAAAAATAATTTATACATTGATTATGCAAGCTCTATGGTTGCTAACAACAAAGCACATTTACTCAGTATTCGGTTGAGCTTTCAGGGCCATATCGCAGGCCGGGGACGGCCTTATCACTACCATCGCGTTTTAAATTATGATTTAGATAATGATGTCGTGTTAAATCTTGCTGATTTATTTAATCCACAAGCTGAATATCTCGATGTTTTCTCCCAATACACAGCCACTAAATTAATGCAGCGTTTAAACAATTACGCAATGGTGCGCACCGGAACGCAGCCTTCGGAAAAAAATTTTATGAATTGGAACATCAAACCTGACGGTATCATGTTTACATTTGAAGATGATCAAGTCGCACCCAATGTGTATGGCGCGCAAATGGTTGTTGTACCTTTCTCTATTCTACGGGACATGATTTCTCCGGATTCGGCCATTGGATCCTGCGCACAAGGTAAGAATAAAAAACGATGTTTACGTAAACAATTAATGACCGGGGGATTCATCGACGAAGCCATCAATTCGTCGCACAGTCGTTTCAATCCAGGCTTTAGTCTCAGCTAA
- a CDS encoding glycosyltransferase family 4 protein, which translates to MKLAFCLFKYFPFGGLQRDFLRITQECADRGHDIHVFTMKWEGKRPNYTINEMAPRGLQNHQQGAHFVKQLKKHFSVNQYDLTIGFNKIPDLDWYYAADICYQSRITHSRSFLYRLLPRYRRWQQLENSVFKRGAKTKIMLIAHQQQEEFIRYYQTEPERFFLLPPGIVKNQYDPNQFKAPDQVRKSVRAMYDIADHTHLLLMVGSGFKTKGLDRTLKAIAALPLKIQSRCRLFVIGTGNPRPFLELAKQLYVDHLIHFLGGRSDVSQFLLSADLLIHPSYHENTGTVLLEAMVSGLPVLTLNSCGYGQYIHEAKAGVVLNNPFNQKELNRALTEMLSSNQHDIWRRNGLAYAELHDLYSMPQKAADLIERLG; encoded by the coding sequence ATGAAATTAGCCTTCTGTCTTTTTAAATATTTTCCCTTCGGTGGTTTGCAACGTGATTTTCTTCGCATCACGCAAGAATGTGCTGATCGCGGACACGACATTCATGTTTTCACAATGAAATGGGAAGGCAAACGTCCCAATTATACCATTAACGAAATGGCGCCACGGGGTTTGCAAAATCATCAACAAGGCGCACATTTTGTTAAGCAATTAAAAAAACATTTCTCTGTCAATCAATACGATTTAACAATCGGTTTTAATAAAATACCTGACTTAGATTGGTATTACGCTGCAGACATTTGTTATCAATCCCGCATCACGCATTCACGTTCGTTTCTTTATCGTTTGCTTCCCCGCTATCGCCGGTGGCAACAATTAGAAAACAGCGTTTTTAAACGCGGTGCTAAAACAAAAATAATGTTAATTGCGCATCAACAGCAAGAAGAATTCATACGTTATTATCAAACCGAACCTGAACGTTTCTTTCTTTTACCGCCAGGTATTGTAAAGAATCAATATGATCCTAATCAGTTTAAAGCACCTGATCAAGTCCGCAAAAGTGTGCGCGCGATGTATGATATTGCAGATCATACCCATTTACTTCTTATGGTGGGTTCCGGGTTTAAAACGAAAGGTTTAGATCGAACCTTGAAGGCGATTGCAGCCTTACCTTTAAAGATTCAAAGCCGTTGCCGATTATTTGTTATTGGTACCGGTAATCCGCGGCCTTTTTTGGAGTTGGCCAAGCAACTTTATGTTGATCACTTAATTCATTTTTTAGGTGGACGGTCTGATGTATCACAATTTTTATTGAGCGCTGATTTATTAATTCACCCCTCTTATCATGAAAATACAGGCACGGTTTTACTCGAAGCCATGGTCTCTGGTTTGCCCGTCTTAACGCTGAATAGCTGCGGCTATGGACAATACATTCATGAAGCCAAAGCAGGCGTTGTGTTGAATAATCCTTTTAACCAGAAAGAACTTAATCGCGCCTTAACTGAAATGTTAAGCTCTAATCAACACGATATTTGGCGACGTAATGGGCTTGCCTATGCGGAATTGCATGATTTGTATAGCATGCCGCAAAAAGCTGCTGATCTCATTGAACGCTTAGGTTAA
- the rfaP gene encoding lipopolysaccharide core heptose(I) kinase RfaP → MIFYLKSELAPYFNSAKPLFDQLMACEGELFRDQDGRRTKRIVLGQHTYFIKQHFGVGYKEIFKNILQGRLPILSAKNEWLALQKLQDLQISAPLVVGYGSRGFNPARLESFVLMKAIPDAISLEDLAKHWQERAPLFSAKRLLIKRIASIAAQMHNNGMNHRDFYLCHFLLPQRHDDLKTAPLFLIDLHRAGLRQQCTRRWIIKDLAGLYFSSKDLKLTLRDFFYFIKHYRHTNLRAVLRKEKDFWEEVQQRGDKLYRDHTV, encoded by the coding sequence GTGATTTTTTATCTGAAGTCAGAACTTGCTCCTTATTTTAATTCAGCAAAGCCTTTGTTCGATCAACTCATGGCCTGCGAAGGTGAGCTTTTTCGTGATCAAGATGGGCGTCGTACGAAGCGTATAGTGTTAGGCCAACATACTTATTTTATCAAACAACATTTTGGTGTGGGTTATAAAGAGATTTTCAAAAATATTTTGCAAGGACGTTTGCCTATCCTTTCTGCAAAAAATGAATGGTTGGCGTTACAAAAATTACAAGACTTGCAAATTTCAGCACCGCTTGTAGTAGGTTACGGGTCGCGCGGTTTTAACCCAGCGCGTTTAGAATCATTTGTGTTAATGAAAGCTATCCCTGATGCGATCAGCCTCGAAGATTTAGCCAAACATTGGCAAGAGCGAGCGCCTTTGTTTTCTGCTAAACGATTATTAATTAAACGCATTGCTTCAATTGCGGCGCAAATGCATAACAATGGTATGAATCATCGTGATTTTTATTTATGCCATTTTCTTTTACCGCAACGACATGACGATTTAAAGACTGCCCCTTTGTTTTTAATTGATTTACACCGGGCGGGTCTACGTCAACAGTGCACACGGCGCTGGATCATTAAAGATCTTGCGGGTTTATATTTTTCCAGTAAAGATTTAAAGTTAACTTTACGTGATTTTTTTTATTTTATAAAACATTACCGCCACACTAATTTGCGTGCAGTGTTGCGCAAAGAAAAGGATTTTTGGGAAGAAGTGCAACAACGTGGAGATAAATTATACCGTGATCATACCGTTTGA
- a CDS encoding NAD-dependent succinate-semialdehyde dehydrogenase, producing the protein MHGIRHASLLKEACLINGEWVGAENQKKIPVHNPFDGQILGHVPDCGVTETKRAIEAASTAWSSWRALPALKRCELLWAWSRLIDHHQEDLARIMTLEQGKPLSESINEMIYANGFIKWFAEEGRRNDGDVIPSNKRDQHLVVIKQPIGVVAAITPWNFPAAMITRKIAPALAVGCPVVVKPDSSTPFTALALASLAMEAGFPKGVLNMITGDARSIGAEMTGSTTVRKVSFTGSTAVGRLLMQQCAPTIKKITLELGGNAPFIVFADADLDKAIAGTIASKFRNTGQTCVCANRIFVQDTIYAEFTKKLVHAVRQLKMGNGLESGIQLGPLINEKALEKVERHVNDAIAKGGNVITGGKPHALGGLFFEPTVITEANADMLLAKEETFGPVAALFRFHTEEEVLLRANDTEYGLASYFYTQDIDRIWRVAEYLECGIVGINTGIISTEVAPFGGVKQSGIGREGSKYGIDPYVEIKYLCMGKGEV; encoded by the coding sequence ATGCACGGTATTCGGCATGCGAGTCTGTTGAAAGAAGCTTGCTTGATTAATGGTGAATGGGTCGGTGCTGAAAATCAAAAAAAAATTCCGGTGCACAACCCTTTTGATGGACAAATACTGGGTCACGTGCCGGATTGTGGCGTGACAGAAACCAAGCGTGCCATTGAGGCAGCATCTACTGCCTGGTCAAGTTGGCGTGCACTCCCAGCGCTTAAGCGTTGCGAATTACTCTGGGCTTGGTCGCGTTTAATTGATCATCATCAAGAAGACTTAGCTCGCATCATGACGCTTGAGCAGGGAAAGCCGCTAAGCGAATCCATTAATGAAATGATTTATGCCAATGGATTTATCAAATGGTTTGCTGAAGAAGGACGTAGGAACGACGGGGATGTTATTCCTTCCAATAAACGTGATCAACATCTTGTGGTCATCAAGCAACCCATTGGTGTCGTTGCAGCGATTACGCCCTGGAATTTCCCAGCTGCCATGATTACCAGAAAAATTGCGCCTGCGCTTGCTGTCGGGTGTCCCGTTGTGGTTAAGCCGGACAGCAGCACACCCTTTACAGCGTTGGCGCTCGCATCCCTTGCGATGGAAGCTGGATTCCCGAAGGGTGTTTTGAACATGATTACAGGCGATGCGCGGTCCATTGGAGCTGAAATGACGGGCAGCACTACGGTGCGTAAAGTTTCGTTTACTGGTTCAACAGCGGTGGGACGTTTATTGATGCAACAATGTGCCCCTACGATTAAGAAAATAACCTTAGAGTTAGGCGGGAATGCACCTTTTATTGTTTTTGCCGATGCTGATTTGGATAAAGCCATAGCAGGAACGATTGCTTCAAAATTTCGTAATACGGGACAAACTTGTGTCTGTGCAAACCGCATTTTTGTTCAAGATACGATATACGCTGAATTTACCAAAAAATTAGTCCATGCCGTACGACAATTAAAAATGGGTAATGGTTTGGAGTCCGGCATTCAACTGGGACCTTTAATTAACGAGAAAGCGCTAGAGAAAGTTGAGCGGCACGTTAATGACGCCATTGCGAAAGGTGGCAATGTGATCACAGGGGGCAAACCGCATGCGCTCGGTGGCTTGTTTTTTGAACCCACTGTCATAACAGAAGCAAATGCGGACATGTTATTAGCAAAAGAAGAAACCTTCGGTCCAGTCGCAGCCTTGTTTCGCTTTCATACAGAAGAGGAAGTCTTATTGCGAGCCAATGATACGGAATATGGTTTGGCTTCGTATTTTTACACGCAAGATATTGATCGTATTTGGCGGGTCGCTGAATATTTAGAATGTGGCATCGTTGGCATTAATACGGGCATCATTTCGACTGAAGTTGCGCCCTTTGGTGGTGTAAAACAATCCGGCATCGGAAGGGAGGGTTCCAAATACGGTATTGATCCGTATGTGGAAATTAAATATTTGTGTATGGGCAAAGGAGAAGTTTAA